The Methanothermobacter sp. sequence AAGAAAATTTGATATCTTTCGTTTGAGAGTTTTTTTATGAAGTTATCAGTTAATCTGGAAATGATGGAAATATGGAATTGGCCATTTCTGGTGGAAATGGCTTTACCTATCATGCCAGCTGCTGAAAGGCCGTCCGCATCATTATGTGATATGATGCGTATGATATCTCCTTTATCTAAGTGTTCTTTAAGTATTTTGCAAGCTTCATCGCCTCTATTTAACAATGAGCGCTGCTTTTTCTGGGTCATATTTCCATCCTTCTGGTAGTACACCCTTTCTCACGTAATATTTTACTAGTCGTCTGATTTTCGATTCAACGAGTTGCAGTCCTCTCCGGGTGTGAAGGTCTTTTGGGTGTTCTTTTAAGTGTTCTCTGATGTTAACAGCTTTTTTCATGAGGTTTATTAGATCCTCTGGGTACTCTAATTTTATATCATGCTTTTCTAGGATCTCTGTTATCTTCATTCCTGTTATTGATTTGACGTTTGGGATCCCATATTGGTCCCTTAGGATTATACCTATTTTACTAGGAGGGTTTCCTTCCCTGTATAATTTTATTATTAGTTCTTCTATTTCTTCATTGGAATATTCAACCCAATCTGGTTTTATCTTCATAGGATCACCTCTCTTTTGTACCATTTTGCAAATTTTCTGAAAGATTTGCTTCTGTGGGATATTTTATTCTTCTCTTTTCTGGTTAGTTCCCCGAAGGTTTTATTTTTTCCTTCTGGGTAGAATATAGGGTCAAATGCGAAGCCTTTATTTCCCCTTTCTTTAAATCCTATTTTGCCTTTCACCACGCCTAGAAAAGTCTCGGGTTCGGTGTCGGGTGCACAGTACCCTACAACCGACCTGAACTCGGCGTAGCGATCATCTATGTTTTCCATTAATTTGAGGATGCCCTTGTTACCGATGGTATCTTGTACATATGCTGAATATGGTCCTGGAAACCATTTTAGAGCCCTTATAAATAATCCTGCATCCTCTACGATGACGGGTTTTCTAAGGAGTTTCGCAGCATACTTTGCACCATATTTTGCCACTTCTTCGAGTGTGCCTTGGAGTTCTGGGTATTCGATGTCTGCTTGTTCTACTTGTATACCAAACTCCCTGAAAATCCCTTTTGCTTCTAATACCTTATGTTTATTACCTGTTATAAATGTTATCTTCATCTTAATCTACCTTACGAATTATGTGTAGCGTCCCCTATCTTCTATCTCTTTAATCTTTGATTCTATTTCGATGGATGATTTCTTTTCATAGCCTTTGAGAACCTTTTTGAAACATTCTTGCCATATATTATAATGGGTGCTTTTAAGGGCTTTTTTTAAGACTAGAAGGTCAACTCCCCTATCTTCTGTTTCTTTTGAAAATTTTCCAAGGCCAAAGTCGATGAAAACAAGATCATTACCTTTCATGATAATATTAGAGGTTGTAAGATCTCCATGGATGATCCCATGCTCATGGAGTTTGGCTATATTTTCTCCAATAATTTCACAGATTTTTTTCCTTTCATTAGGGTTTAGATCTTCTATGATGTCATTTAATGGTTTCCCTGCGATATTTTCCATTTTAATGGAGGTTTTTTTAAGGTTTATGTCGAATAAAAGAGGTGTTAGAACACCACACTTTTTTGCTTCATTGAATAGTTTAGCTTCATTTCTTGTACGAGATCTTCTAAGATCTTCATCAATTTCTTTTATGCGATAATCCTTCTTTATCCTCTCTTTTACTATTACATTGTGGTGGAGCCAAGTTCCATTGTAAATGTTCGCTTCAGCACCCTTCGCCTTAAGATGACTAGGCAATTCTAATTTTTCCTTGGTTTCTTCCATCCAGGGTATGTCAACTTGGTCTGTCCTGTAACGTTGAATGATAGTTGTATCCTCTATAGGATCCGGTCCTTTATACTTGTATGTGAGTTGACCTAGCCATGCTATCATAGCGCCATTGTCTCCGCAATATTCTGGTGGGGGTATGAAAAATTTAGCATAATGTCCATTACACATTTTTTCTAACATAGACCTTAATCTTTTGTTCACTGCTACTCCACCACAAAGTAGAACTTCCCTCTTCTTTGTATGGGCAA is a genomic window containing:
- a CDS encoding 30S ribosomal protein S15, which encodes MKIKPDWVEYSNEEIEELIIKLYREGNPPSKIGIILRDQYGIPNVKSITGMKITEILEKHDIKLEYPEDLINLMKKAVNIREHLKEHPKDLHTRRGLQLVESKIRRLVKYYVRKGVLPEGWKYDPEKAALIVK
- a CDS encoding XTP/dITP diphosphatase; the protein is MKITFITGNKHKVLEAKGIFREFGIQVEQADIEYPELQGTLEEVAKYGAKYAAKLLRKPVIVEDAGLFIRALKWFPGPYSAYVQDTIGNKGILKLMENIDDRYAEFRSVVGYCAPDTEPETFLGVVKGKIGFKERGNKGFAFDPIFYPEGKNKTFGELTRKEKNKISHRSKSFRKFAKWYKREVIL
- a CDS encoding bifunctional N(6)-L-threonylcarbamoyladenine synthase/serine/threonine protein kinase; amino-acid sequence: MLCLGIEGTAEKTGIGIVDDKGNILSSTGKSLIPSTGGIHPREAAEHHSKHIPELLKKAFEEAGVEARDISLVAFSRGPGLGPALRTVATAARTIALTLDIPIVGVNHCIGHIEIGRLTTGAKDPVSLYVSGGNTQVIAFEENRYRVFGETLDIAIGNMLDQFSREVGMGHPGGPKIEELAKKSSNYIKLPYTVKGMDLAFSGLLTAALRKYEAGAELEDLCYSLQETAFSMLVEVTERALAHTKKREVLLCGGVAVNKRLRSMLEKMCNGHYAKFFIPPPEYCGDNGAMIAWLGQLTYKYKGPDPIEDTTIIQRYRTDQVDIPWMEETKEKLELPSHLKAKGAEANIYNGTWLHHNVIVKERIKKDYRIKEIDEDLRRSRTRNEAKLFNEAKKCGVLTPLLFDINLKKTSIKMENIAGKPLNDIIEDLNPNERKKICEIIGENIAKLHEHGIIHGDLTTSNIIMKGNDLVFIDFGLGKFSKETEDRGVDLLVLKKALKSTHYNIWQECFKKVLKGYEKKSSIEIESKIKEIEDRGRYT